A single genomic interval of Elusimicrobiota bacterium harbors:
- a CDS encoding cupin domain-containing protein → MLDGIGEVELEGLGRQRIQKGCVAYIPPATQHNVFNVGTHPLRYLWIVSRVQ, encoded by the coding sequence ATACTTGATGGCATCGGTGAAGTTGAACTAGAGGGTCTCGGTCGGCAGAGAATTCAGAAAGGTTGTGTCGCTTACATTCCTCCCGCTACCCAACACAATGTATTCAACGTTGGCACTCATCCGCTTCGTTACTTATGGATTGTCTCACGGGTGCAGTAG